One genomic window of Streptomyces sp. NBC_01276 includes the following:
- the rpmB gene encoding 50S ribosomal protein L28 codes for MAANCDVCAKGPSFGNNISHSHRRTSRRWNPNIQRVRAVVNGTPKRLNACTSCIKAGKVSR; via the coding sequence GTGGCTGCCAACTGCGACGTTTGCGCCAAGGGGCCGAGCTTCGGCAACAACATCTCCCACTCGCACCGCCGCACCTCGCGTCGCTGGAACCCGAACATCCAGCGTGTCCGTGCCGTGGTCAATGGGACGCCGAAGCGCCTCAACGCCTGCACCTCGTGCATCAAGGCCGGCAAGGTCTCGCGCTGA